Proteins encoded by one window of Streptomyces sp. LX-29:
- the pdhA gene encoding pyruvate dehydrogenase (acetyl-transferring) E1 component subunit alpha has translation MTVLEQPGAYRPTPPPAWRPRVDAAPLLPDAEPYRLLGTSAADDVSPDLLTRLYAELVRGRRYNTQATALTRQGRLAVYPSSTGQEACQVAAALVLEEQDWLFPSYRDTLAAVVRGLDPVQALTLLRGDWHTGYDPHEHRVAPLCTPLATQLPHAVGLAHAARLKGDDVVALALVGDGGTSEGDFHEALNFAAVWQAPVVFLVQNNGFAISVPLAKQTAAPSLAHKAVGYGMPGRLVDGNDAAAVHQVLGEAVRRAREGGGPTLVEAITYRVDAHTNADDATRYRSDKELEAWRGHDPIDLITAELRRRDLIDDDRVEAIRQDAEAMAAALRERMNEDPVLDPMDLFEHVYAEKTDQLREQAAQLRAELDAEGQEDRENEAQEGTR, from the coding sequence ATGACGGTCCTTGAGCAGCCCGGTGCGTACCGGCCCACGCCCCCGCCCGCCTGGCGCCCCCGCGTCGACGCCGCGCCGCTGTTGCCCGACGCCGAGCCGTACCGTCTGCTGGGCACCTCAGCCGCCGACGACGTCTCGCCCGACCTGCTGACCAGGCTCTACGCGGAGCTGGTGCGCGGTCGCCGGTACAACACCCAGGCCACCGCGCTCACCCGCCAGGGCCGACTGGCCGTCTACCCCTCCTCGACCGGTCAGGAGGCGTGCCAGGTGGCCGCCGCGCTGGTGCTGGAGGAGCAGGACTGGCTCTTCCCCAGCTACCGCGACACCCTGGCGGCCGTGGTGCGCGGCCTCGACCCGGTGCAGGCGCTCACGCTGCTGCGAGGCGACTGGCACACCGGCTACGACCCGCACGAGCACCGGGTGGCCCCGCTGTGCACCCCGCTGGCCACCCAGCTGCCGCACGCCGTCGGCCTCGCGCACGCCGCGCGCCTCAAGGGGGACGACGTGGTGGCGCTCGCCCTGGTCGGCGACGGCGGCACCAGCGAGGGCGACTTCCACGAGGCGCTGAACTTCGCGGCGGTCTGGCAGGCCCCCGTCGTCTTCCTGGTGCAGAACAACGGCTTCGCCATCTCCGTGCCGCTCGCCAAGCAGACCGCCGCCCCGTCCCTGGCGCACAAGGCGGTCGGGTACGGCATGCCGGGCCGGCTGGTCGACGGCAACGACGCGGCCGCCGTGCACCAGGTGCTGGGCGAGGCCGTGCGGCGGGCCCGGGAGGGCGGCGGCCCCACCCTGGTCGAGGCCATCACCTACCGCGTCGACGCGCACACCAACGCCGACGACGCGACCCGCTACCGCTCGGACAAGGAGCTGGAGGCGTGGCGCGGCCACGACCCCATCGACCTGATCACCGCGGAGTTGAGGAGGCGGGACCTCATCGACGACGACCGCGTCGAGGCGATACGCCAGGACGCGGAGGCGATGGCCGCGGCGCTGCGCGAGCGGATGAACGAGGACCCGGTCCTCGACCCGATGGACCTGTTCGAGCACGTGTACGCGGAGAAGACCGACCAACTGCGCGAGCAGGCGGCGCAGCTGCGCGCCGAGCTCGACGCCGAGGGCCAGGAAGACCGCGAGAACGAGGCCCAGGAGGGGACACGATGA
- the paaN gene encoding phenylacetic acid degradation protein PaaN — translation MTAGFTTAQLIEKHRPTLDQALDAIRTRAYWSPHPEHPKAYGEGGSLSAADGQAAFEALRGKRLELDQPGTVGWTGGEVSPYGIDVGVEYPHADLDVLLPAMRAGMAAWRDAGPEARAAVCVEILSRISARTHEFAHAVMHTSGQAFMMAFQAGGPHAQDRGLEAVAYAFAEQTRTPQTADWSKPQGKRDPLELRKAFIAAPRGISLLIGCNTFPTWNGYPGLFASLATGNAVLVKPHPRAVLPLALTVQVAREALRDAGFDPNLVALVAERPGEGIAKTLAVRPEIRIIDYTGSTAFGDWLEANARQAQVFTEKAGVNTVVIDSTDDYKGMLGNLAFSLSLYSGQMCTTPQNLLIPRDGITTDAGPKSFDEVVADLAAAVGGLLGDDARANALLGAIVNPQVGERLDAAPGLGEVALASRTVANPDFPGATVRTPVIVKQDGARKQWEGTEEPAYLAECFGPVSFAVAVDSTADAADLLRHTIREKGAMTVGAYTTSAEVERLMEEACLEESAQLSLNLTGGVYVNQTAAFSDFHGTGGNPSANSTLCDGAFVATRFRMVEVRRQG, via the coding sequence GTGACCGCCGGATTCACCACAGCGCAGTTGATCGAGAAGCACCGCCCCACCCTCGACCAGGCCCTGGACGCGATCCGCACGCGGGCGTACTGGTCGCCGCACCCCGAGCACCCCAAGGCGTACGGAGAGGGCGGCAGCCTGAGCGCCGCCGACGGCCAGGCGGCCTTCGAGGCGCTGCGCGGCAAGCGCCTGGAGCTGGACCAGCCGGGGACGGTCGGCTGGACCGGCGGCGAGGTCTCGCCGTACGGGATCGATGTGGGCGTGGAGTATCCGCACGCGGACCTGGACGTGTTGCTCCCGGCGATGCGGGCCGGGATGGCGGCCTGGCGGGATGCCGGGCCGGAGGCGCGCGCGGCGGTCTGTGTGGAGATCCTGTCGCGGATCAGCGCCCGCACCCATGAGTTCGCGCACGCCGTCATGCACACCAGCGGCCAGGCCTTCATGATGGCCTTCCAGGCGGGCGGGCCGCACGCGCAGGACCGTGGCCTGGAGGCGGTGGCGTACGCCTTCGCCGAGCAGACCCGCACCCCGCAGACCGCCGACTGGTCCAAGCCTCAGGGCAAGCGCGACCCGCTGGAGCTGCGCAAGGCGTTCATCGCCGCCCCGCGCGGCATCTCGCTCCTGATCGGCTGCAACACCTTCCCCACGTGGAATGGCTACCCCGGCCTCTTCGCCTCCCTCGCCACGGGGAACGCGGTGCTGGTCAAGCCCCATCCGCGGGCCGTGCTGCCGCTGGCGCTGACCGTCCAGGTGGCGCGCGAGGCGCTGCGCGACGCGGGCTTCGACCCCAACCTGGTCGCCCTGGTCGCCGAGCGGCCCGGCGAGGGCATCGCCAAGACCCTCGCGGTGCGCCCCGAGATCCGCATCATCGACTACACGGGCTCGACCGCCTTCGGCGACTGGCTGGAGGCCAACGCCCGCCAGGCGCAGGTCTTCACCGAGAAGGCCGGCGTCAACACCGTCGTCATCGACTCCACCGACGACTACAAGGGGATGCTGGGCAACCTGGCCTTCTCCCTCTCCCTCTACAGCGGCCAGATGTGCACCACCCCGCAGAACCTGCTGATCCCCCGCGACGGGATCACCACCGACGCCGGGCCCAAGAGCTTCGACGAGGTCGTCGCCGACCTGGCGGCGGCCGTCGGCGGGCTGCTGGGCGACGACGCCCGGGCCAACGCCCTGCTGGGAGCCATCGTCAACCCCCAGGTCGGCGAGCGCCTCGACGCGGCGCCGGGCCTCGGCGAGGTGGCCCTCGCCTCCCGTACCGTGGCCAACCCCGACTTCCCCGGCGCCACCGTACGCACGCCGGTGATCGTCAAGCAGGACGGCGCGCGCAAGCAGTGGGAGGGCACCGAGGAGCCGGCCTATCTGGCGGAGTGCTTCGGACCCGTCTCGTTCGCCGTCGCCGTGGACTCCACGGCGGATGCGGCCGATCTGCTGCGTCACACGATCCGGGAGAAGGGCGCCATGACGGTCGGCGCCTACACCACCTCGGCTGAGGTGGAGCGCCTGATGGAGGAGGCGTGCCTGGAGGAGTCGGCGCAGCTCTCCCTCAACCTGACAGGGGGCGTGTACGTGAACCAGACCGCCGCGTTCTCCGACTTCCACGGCACCGGTGGCAACCCCTCGGCCAACTCCACGCTGTGCGACGGCGCGTTCGTCGCCACCCGCTTCCGCATGGTGGAGGTCCGCCGCCAGGGCTGA
- a CDS encoding 3-hydroxyacyl-CoA dehydrogenase, producing MTANDREDTLGIARTSTVAVVGTGTMGQGIAQVALVAGHTVRLHDVAPGRAETAAGAIMARLDRLVAKGGLSAAERDAARARLHPVAELSGLADCALVIEAILEELGAKQQLFTALETVVSDDCLLATNTSSLSVTAVQGALRVPGRVVGLHFFNPAPLLPLVEVVSGFATDTAAADRAYAAVAGWGKTPVRCTDTPGFIVNRIARPFYAEAFRVYEERVADPATIDAVLRECGGFAMGPFELTDLIGQDVNEAVTRSVWTSFFQDPKFTPSLAQRRLVEAGLHGRKTGRGWYDYADGAERPLPHTAPPAEPPAHVVVEGDLGPAAELIALAREAGIEVRQVDEDRGTRFVLPGGGQLVLADGQTSMEFRDVVYFDLALDYRAATRIALSAARDTTERTRAESIGFFQALGKQVSLVGDTPGMIVARTVAMLVDLAADAVARGVASAEDIDTAMRLGVNYPLGPVEWGRRLGADWARDVLDELHQRYPTGRYAPCLALCEAAFAAVDADDGDRDTDTDDAGAKDVISS from the coding sequence ATGACTGCGAACGACCGGGAAGACACCCTGGGGATTGCGCGCACGAGCACCGTCGCCGTCGTCGGCACCGGCACCATGGGGCAGGGAATCGCCCAGGTGGCGCTGGTCGCCGGCCACACCGTGCGACTTCACGACGTGGCCCCGGGACGGGCCGAGACGGCCGCCGGGGCGATCATGGCCCGGCTCGACCGGCTGGTCGCCAAGGGCGGGCTTTCGGCCGCCGAGCGCGACGCGGCGCGGGCCCGGCTGCACCCCGTGGCCGAGCTCTCCGGGCTGGCGGACTGCGCCCTGGTCATCGAGGCCATCCTCGAGGAACTCGGTGCCAAGCAGCAGCTGTTCACCGCGCTTGAGACGGTCGTCTCCGACGACTGCCTGCTGGCCACCAACACCTCCTCGCTGTCGGTGACGGCCGTGCAGGGTGCGCTGCGGGTGCCCGGGCGCGTCGTCGGCCTGCACTTCTTCAACCCGGCTCCGCTGCTGCCGCTGGTCGAGGTGGTGAGCGGCTTCGCCACCGACACGGCCGCCGCCGACCGCGCGTACGCCGCCGTGGCCGGCTGGGGGAAGACGCCGGTGCGCTGCACCGACACCCCCGGCTTCATCGTCAATCGGATCGCCCGCCCCTTCTACGCCGAGGCGTTCCGGGTCTACGAGGAGCGGGTCGCCGACCCGGCCACCATCGACGCCGTGCTCCGCGAGTGCGGCGGCTTCGCCATGGGGCCCTTCGAGCTCACCGACCTGATCGGCCAGGACGTGAACGAGGCGGTGACCCGATCGGTGTGGACCTCCTTCTTCCAGGACCCGAAGTTCACGCCCTCCCTGGCGCAGCGGAGGCTGGTGGAGGCCGGGCTGCACGGCCGGAAGACGGGTCGCGGCTGGTACGACTACGCGGACGGCGCGGAACGCCCGCTGCCGCACACCGCGCCGCCCGCGGAGCCCCCGGCGCACGTCGTGGTCGAGGGCGATCTGGGGCCCGCCGCCGAGCTGATCGCCCTGGCGCGCGAGGCGGGCATCGAGGTGCGCCAAGTGGACGAGGACCGGGGCACCCGGTTCGTGCTGCCCGGCGGGGGACAGCTGGTGCTGGCCGACGGCCAGACCTCGATGGAGTTCCGGGACGTCGTCTACTTCGACCTGGCGCTGGACTACCGCGCGGCCACCCGGATCGCCCTGTCCGCCGCCCGCGACACCACCGAGCGCACCCGCGCGGAGTCCATCGGCTTCTTCCAGGCGCTGGGCAAGCAGGTCAGCCTGGTCGGCGACACCCCCGGCATGATCGTGGCCCGTACCGTCGCGATGCTCGTGGACCTCGCCGCCGACGCCGTGGCCCGGGGCGTGGCGAGCGCCGAGGACATCGACACCGCGATGCGGCTCGGCGTGAACTACCCGCTGGGGCCGGTCGAGTGGGGGCGGCGGCTGGGCGCCGACTGGGCCCGTGACGTCCTCGACGAGCTTCATCAGCGCTACCCGACCGGTCGCTACGCCCCGTGCCTGGCGCTGTGCGAGGCGGCGTTCGCGGCCGTCGACGCGGACGACGGTGACCGCGACACGGACACCGACGACGCCGGCGCGAAGGATGTGATTTCCTCATGA
- a CDS encoding HTTM domain-containing protein — protein MSAPVEAAFGRGLARVTGSALGPYQTAVIRIGFAFTWLAFLVREWPHRRQLYGPDAPLDWDMARQVLDANHAFSALMWSSGTLWFEIVYGLSLASSALLLLGWRTRTMSVLFMIGVLSLQNRSIFIGDGGDNVVHLMATYLVLTRCGQVWSLDARRAARRAAREREGRLPPDRAGIVLWAATGIALAVVHLGTDADLAWTARGPLPGLGWAAVLWGLWLVHAAWWLARRYAPGEPRLVLDALANLVHNGALLVIMAEVCLIYATAGWYKIQGSRWQDGTALYYALHLDYFSPWPGLADQLADNGLLVMALTYGTVAVQVAFPFTLFNRRVKNVLLAVMVMEHIGIAIALGLPFLSLAMIAADSVFLPTSALRWLGGRVRRIRDRLLPGPAATTPGVPGTGVPEAESAADGRVRGGVAAAGRVARVERRPRVGR, from the coding sequence CTGAGTGCGCCGGTCGAGGCGGCCTTCGGGCGGGGCCTCGCACGGGTCACCGGCTCCGCGCTCGGCCCGTACCAGACCGCCGTCATACGCATCGGATTCGCGTTCACCTGGCTGGCCTTCCTGGTGCGCGAGTGGCCGCACCGACGCCAGCTGTACGGGCCGGACGCCCCCCTGGACTGGGACATGGCCCGTCAGGTGCTCGACGCCAACCACGCCTTCAGCGCGCTGATGTGGTCGAGCGGCACGCTGTGGTTCGAGATCGTCTACGGCCTGTCCCTCGCCTCCAGCGCGCTGCTGCTGCTCGGCTGGCGCACCCGGACGATGTCCGTGCTCTTCATGATCGGTGTGCTGTCGCTGCAGAACCGCAGCATCTTCATCGGGGACGGCGGGGACAACGTCGTCCATCTGATGGCGACCTACCTGGTGCTCACGCGATGCGGCCAGGTCTGGTCGCTGGACGCGCGCCGCGCGGCCCGGCGGGCCGCGCGGGAGCGGGAGGGCCGGCTTCCACCTGACAGGGCCGGCATCGTGCTCTGGGCTGCGACCGGCATCGCACTCGCCGTGGTCCACCTCGGTACCGACGCCGACCTGGCCTGGACCGCCCGCGGCCCGCTCCCCGGTCTGGGCTGGGCCGCGGTGCTGTGGGGCCTGTGGCTGGTGCACGCGGCCTGGTGGCTGGCACGGCGGTACGCGCCCGGAGAGCCGCGCCTCGTCCTGGACGCGCTCGCGAACCTCGTGCACAACGGCGCCTTGCTGGTGATCATGGCCGAGGTGTGTCTGATCTACGCGACCGCCGGCTGGTACAAGATCCAGGGCAGTCGCTGGCAGGACGGCACCGCGCTCTACTACGCGCTGCACCTGGACTACTTCTCTCCCTGGCCCGGCCTCGCCGACCAACTGGCCGACAACGGTCTGCTGGTGATGGCGCTGACATACGGCACCGTCGCCGTCCAGGTCGCCTTCCCCTTCACGCTCTTCAACCGGCGTGTGAAGAACGTCCTGCTCGCCGTGATGGTGATGGAACACATCGGGATCGCGATCGCCCTGGGCCTGCCCTTCCTTTCTCTGGCGATGATCGCGGCGGACTCGGTCTTCCTGCCGACGAGCGCGCTGCGCTGGCTCGGGGGCCGCGTCCGGCGGATACGAGACCGGCTCCTGCCCGGCCCCGCGGCGACCACACCCGGTGTGCCGGGAACGGGAGTGCCGGAGGCGGAAAGTGCCGCGGACGGGCGTGTCCGAGGGGGCGTGGCCGCGGCGGGTCGTGTCGCCCGCGTGGAGCGAAGGCCGCGCGTCGGCCGGTGA
- a CDS encoding TrmH family RNA methyltransferase: MTDHEAARALRQWREAAPDAVLLDGFHALKHALRFGADIRCAITSDKESVLALAAGLAEDVTGALDDRVVEVPKEALRELVPKGHATQVAALATRRARADNRQALDRRPRSAPIVVLDNPRNLGNVGAVVRLAAGFGVTGVVTTGDLDPWHTNAVRAGAGLHYATAVEHVDRDALPTGPLYALDPEGEDIRSVVLPDDALLAFGSERHGISPELRGRADRLLSLPMRPQVSSYNLATSVAMTLFHWGGPR, encoded by the coding sequence GTGACCGACCACGAAGCCGCGCGTGCCCTTCGGCAATGGCGCGAGGCCGCCCCCGACGCCGTGTTGCTCGACGGCTTCCACGCTCTGAAGCACGCCCTCCGCTTCGGGGCGGACATCCGGTGCGCGATCACCAGCGACAAGGAGTCCGTGCTGGCTCTGGCCGCCGGGCTGGCCGAGGACGTGACGGGCGCGCTCGACGACCGCGTGGTCGAGGTGCCGAAGGAAGCCCTGCGCGAGCTGGTGCCCAAGGGGCACGCCACCCAGGTCGCCGCGCTGGCGACCCGGCGCGCCCGCGCGGACAACCGGCAGGCGCTGGACCGGCGCCCCAGGTCCGCGCCGATCGTGGTGCTGGACAACCCCCGCAATCTCGGCAACGTCGGCGCGGTGGTTCGGCTGGCCGCCGGCTTCGGCGTCACCGGGGTGGTCACCACCGGCGACCTGGACCCCTGGCACACCAACGCGGTGCGCGCGGGCGCCGGCCTCCACTACGCCACCGCCGTGGAGCACGTCGACCGTGACGCGCTGCCCACCGGTCCGCTGTACGCCCTGGACCCGGAGGGGGAGGACATCCGATCCGTCGTCCTCCCCGACGACGCGCTGCTCGCCTTCGGCTCCGAGCGGCACGGCATCTCCCCGGAGCTCCGCGGCCGGGCGGACCGGCTGCTCTCGCTCCCCATGCGGCCCCAGGTCTCCAGCTACAACCTCGCGACCAGCGTGGCCATGACGCTCTTCCATTGGGGAGGGCCGCGCTAG
- a CDS encoding DUF5819 family protein, with amino-acid sequence MEPEAGKPGGVAGLSTPAQLIVAVAVAVVAVAAVVHVAMVFLHVAPPNTASKQHGDLIDEYVYPEFEQNWKLFAPNPLQQNIAVQARAEIRTPDGGTAVTDWVDLSAQDGAAIRHNLLPSHMQQNVLRRAWDFYAGSHDAREQPVTERALLFERYLRRIVMYRLGAKEGGGTVERVQVRSVTTPVAPPPWSDEKINTKPFHRVLPWWPVTEADLPEGTNR; translated from the coding sequence ATGGAGCCGGAAGCCGGGAAGCCGGGCGGCGTGGCCGGGCTCTCCACGCCCGCGCAACTGATCGTCGCGGTGGCGGTCGCGGTCGTCGCGGTGGCCGCGGTGGTGCACGTGGCCATGGTCTTTCTGCACGTCGCTCCGCCCAACACGGCCAGCAAGCAGCACGGCGACCTGATCGACGAGTACGTCTACCCCGAGTTCGAACAGAACTGGAAGCTCTTCGCCCCCAATCCGCTCCAGCAGAACATCGCCGTCCAGGCACGCGCCGAGATCCGCACCCCCGACGGCGGGACCGCCGTCACCGACTGGGTCGATCTGTCCGCGCAGGACGGCGCGGCCATCCGGCACAACCTGCTGCCCAGCCACATGCAGCAGAACGTGCTGCGCCGCGCCTGGGACTTCTACGCGGGCTCGCACGACGCCAGGGAGCAGCCGGTGACCGAGCGCGCCCTGCTCTTCGAGCGGTATCTGCGGCGGATCGTGATGTACCGCCTCGGGGCGAAGGAGGGCGGCGGCACGGTGGAGCGGGTGCAGGTGCGTTCGGTGACCACGCCGGTCGCCCCGCCGCCGTGGAGCGACGAGAAGATCAACACGAAGCCGTTCCACAGGGTCCTGCCCTGGTGGCCGGTGACCGAAGCCGACCTGCCGGAAGGGACGAACCGGTGA
- a CDS encoding TetR/AcrR family transcriptional regulator produces MTMAKRDTYTPDSLLAVAVEVFNERGYDGTSMEHLSRAAGISKSSIYHHVKGKEELLQRAITRALDGLFGILQEPGAVEGRAVQRLEYVARRTAEVLMAELPYVTLLLRVRGNTDTERWAMARRREFDHEVAELLKQAAADGDLRGDVDARLATRLLFGMINSIVEWYRPDRGGVASSEDVAEAVVRTAFAGLRT; encoded by the coding sequence ATGACCATGGCCAAGCGCGACACCTACACGCCGGATTCGCTGCTCGCGGTCGCCGTCGAGGTGTTCAACGAGCGGGGCTATGACGGCACCTCGATGGAGCACCTCTCACGCGCCGCGGGGATCTCCAAGTCCTCCATCTACCACCACGTCAAGGGCAAGGAGGAGCTGCTCCAGCGGGCGATAACCCGCGCCCTGGACGGGCTCTTCGGCATCCTCCAGGAGCCCGGCGCGGTCGAGGGCCGGGCGGTGCAGCGGCTGGAGTACGTGGCTCGGCGCACCGCCGAGGTGCTCATGGCGGAGCTGCCGTACGTCACCCTGCTGCTGCGGGTGCGCGGGAACACCGACACCGAGCGGTGGGCGATGGCGCGCCGCCGCGAGTTCGACCACGAGGTCGCCGAGCTGCTCAAGCAGGCCGCGGCCGACGGCGACCTGCGCGGTGACGTGGACGCGCGGCTGGCGACCCGACTGCTCTTCGGAATGATCAACTCGATCGTGGAGTGGTACCGGCCCGACCGCGGCGGGGTCGCCAGCAGCGAAGACGTGGCCGAGGCCGTGGTCCGCACCGCCTTCGCCGGCCTGCGCACCTGA
- a CDS encoding alpha-ketoacid dehydrogenase subunit beta, whose protein sequence is MTATAVETARKPATMAQALGRAMRDAMAADPTVHVMGEDVGTLGGVFRITDGLAKEFGDDRCTDTPLAEAGILGTAVGMAMYGLRPVVEMQFDAFAYPAFEQLISHVARMRNRTRGAMPLPITVRVPYGGGIGGVEHHSDSSEAYYMATPGLHVVTPATVADAYGLLRAAIASDDPVVFLEPKRLYWSKADWSPDHPEEVAPIGRAVVRRRASVPGGRAATLVTYGPSVPVCLEAAEAARAEGWDLEVVDLRSLVPFDDETVCASVRRTGRAVIVHESTGFGGPGGEIAARITERCFHHLEAPVLRVAGFDIPYPPPMLERHHLPGVDRVLDAVARLQWESDWTEGSVG, encoded by the coding sequence ATGACCGCCACGGCCGTGGAGACCGCCCGTAAGCCCGCCACCATGGCGCAGGCGCTCGGTCGCGCCATGCGCGACGCGATGGCCGCGGACCCGACCGTGCATGTCATGGGCGAGGACGTCGGCACGCTCGGCGGGGTCTTCCGGATCACCGACGGGCTCGCCAAGGAGTTTGGAGACGACCGCTGTACGGACACCCCGCTGGCCGAGGCGGGGATCCTGGGCACCGCCGTGGGCATGGCGATGTACGGGCTGCGGCCGGTGGTCGAGATGCAGTTCGACGCCTTCGCCTACCCGGCGTTCGAGCAGCTCATCAGCCATGTCGCGCGTATGCGCAACCGGACGCGCGGAGCCATGCCGCTGCCCATCACCGTCCGGGTGCCCTACGGCGGCGGCATCGGCGGCGTGGAGCACCACAGCGACTCCTCCGAGGCGTACTACATGGCCACCCCCGGCCTCCATGTGGTCACCCCGGCCACCGTCGCCGACGCCTACGGGCTGCTGCGCGCCGCCATCGCCTCCGACGACCCCGTGGTCTTCCTGGAGCCGAAGCGGCTGTACTGGTCCAAGGCCGACTGGTCGCCCGACCACCCTGAGGAGGTCGCGCCGATCGGCCGCGCGGTGGTGCGCCGCCGCGCCTCGGTGCCCGGCGGCCGCGCGGCCACGCTGGTCACCTACGGACCGTCCGTGCCCGTGTGCCTGGAGGCCGCGGAGGCGGCCCGCGCGGAGGGGTGGGACCTCGAGGTCGTCGACCTGCGCTCGCTGGTGCCCTTCGACGACGAGACGGTCTGCGCCTCGGTCCGCCGCACCGGACGGGCGGTGATCGTGCACGAGTCCACCGGCTTCGGCGGTCCTGGAGGGGAGATCGCCGCGCGGATCACGGAGCGCTGCTTCCACCACCTGGAGGCGCCCGTGCTGCGGGTCGCGGGATTCGACATCCCGTATCCGCCGCCGATGCTGGAGCGGCATCATCTGCCCGGCGTGGACCGGGTCCTGGACGCCGTGGCCCGCCTGCAGTGGGAGTCCGACTGGACCGAGGGGAGCGTGGGCTGA
- a CDS encoding Lrp/AsnC family transcriptional regulator, whose amino-acid sequence MQGEQMASSGEKPPARPLDPIDRDILRMLQADGRASIRSVAEHVHISRANAYARINRLLDDGVIRGFTARVNQERAGQGASAYITLKIVQNSWRTVREKLGELPGAAHIALVSGDFDVLLLVHTPDNRSLRELVLTRIQAIPEVLSTRTLLVFEETDLDAEP is encoded by the coding sequence ATGCAGGGCGAACAGATGGCCAGTTCCGGTGAGAAACCCCCGGCACGTCCCCTCGACCCGATCGACCGCGACATCCTGCGCATGCTGCAGGCCGACGGCCGCGCCTCGATACGCTCAGTCGCCGAGCATGTACACATCTCGCGCGCCAACGCCTACGCGCGGATCAACCGGCTGCTGGACGACGGGGTGATCCGGGGCTTCACCGCCCGCGTCAACCAGGAGCGGGCCGGGCAGGGCGCGTCGGCCTACATCACGCTCAAGATCGTGCAGAACTCCTGGCGCACGGTCCGCGAGAAGCTCGGCGAACTGCCGGGTGCCGCGCACATCGCCCTGGTCAGCGGGGACTTCGACGTCCTGCTGCTGGTCCACACGCCCGACAACCGCTCCCTGCGCGAGCTCGTCCTCACCCGCATCCAGGCCATACCGGAGGTGCTGAGCACCCGCACCCTGCTGGTCTTCGAGGAGACGGACCTCGACGCGGAGCCCTGA